The window aATTTTACGTGATCTGGAGAAGGTAACGTCCCACCAAAAGCAATcaaataatttccagaaaaatgttaaaatctaatttgaatttttactaCTGCATACATTGTGGTGAAAAAACACAAacactttttaagaaatacagTGAGACAGTTTTAAAACTAACAGAATGCGTGAGtatattttattggtatttttcgttttaagatccatttaaatttaaattgttattattcaAGATTTAAGATCAGATTCCAGGTTTCAGACCAATTCTGAGATCCagataatatattaaaagtcTTCTAATAATTGcttaatatatttacttatgTGGCTTTTTTTCTTGTAGAAGAATTGTGGAAAAACTGCTGACAAATATGTAGAATATGACATTGTGATAATAATTATagacttaatattattaaaaaatattgcatatagACACCTTTTACTTAATACTGAGTTTAaggtaattttgtaaatatttttgctaCATTTTTGTATTCTATGACctgattttagaatttttggaaattagcTGTAATTCTAATGCTCTTAGAGTCATATTGTGATTCTGCATTATCAACTCGATTATTGACTAATGTTTATGAAAAACAAGCCAATAAAACTGAACCCACTTTGAGTGATTTTGATATGAATATTGAAGaccttaaattttatattatgtgt of the Anthonomus grandis grandis chromosome 3, icAntGran1.3, whole genome shotgun sequence genome contains:
- the LOC126734458 gene encoding protein ARV1 translates to MLKSNLNFYYCIHCGEKTQTLFKKYSETVLKLTECKNCGKTADKYVEYDIVIIIIDLILLKNIAYRHLLLNTEFKNFWKLAVILMLLESYCDSALSTRLLTNVYEKQANKTEPTLSDFDMNIEDLKFYIMCLNTALSHFTFVLTIYMLTIIYGKIKRWDDMPTLCLIMKTMTLASTGAFLQLPSIIWDLSLYSHHLHFITVYTCLSQLLAYRVICYSPKMWCLFVVFASHLIKYNVSSHLGTFINFIFTQHMDQNNLIF